The following coding sequences lie in one Methylotuvimicrobium alcaliphilum 20Z genomic window:
- a CDS encoding ammonium transporter, with protein MTLNKLNSFILLFGLPQLAAASELNQSNTAWVLTSTALVLFMTLPGLSLFYGGLVRSKNVLSVLTQCFAITCIVSLLWLAGVYSLIFDDGGDLQQVLGGTHKFFVPSLVTDSLIGDIPETVFFMFQMTFAIITPALIVGGFAERMKFSAILWFSSLWLLLVYVPICHWIWGGGWLADLGVMDFAGGIVIHVNAGVAALVSALVLGNRRGFPTTAMPPHNMTMVLTGAGMLWVGWFGFNGGSALTADGSAGMAILVTHTGAAAGSVTWMFIEWIKFGKPSALGIVTGMVAGLGTITPASGFVGPAGALVIGVTAGAFCFVATQFMKRKLKIDDSLDVFPVHGVGGIVGSLLTGVFAATSLGGLGLDEGVSIMDQVGVQALAVGVTILWSGFFSYLILKVLDLLIGLRVTKDQEKQGLDIATHKETGYHNLT; from the coding sequence ATGACCCTTAACAAACTGAACAGTTTCATTTTACTGTTCGGCCTGCCGCAACTTGCCGCGGCCAGCGAACTCAACCAAAGCAATACTGCATGGGTATTAACCTCCACCGCATTAGTGCTCTTCATGACTCTGCCCGGGCTTTCCCTGTTCTATGGCGGACTCGTCAGAAGCAAAAACGTGCTATCGGTGCTAACGCAATGTTTCGCAATCACCTGCATCGTTTCGCTGCTATGGCTTGCCGGCGTATATAGCCTAATTTTCGACGACGGAGGAGATTTGCAACAAGTCCTGGGCGGCACCCATAAGTTTTTCGTGCCCAGCCTGGTCACGGATTCTCTAATAGGCGACATACCGGAGACCGTCTTCTTCATGTTTCAAATGACTTTTGCAATCATTACGCCGGCATTGATCGTCGGCGGTTTTGCAGAGCGCATGAAATTTTCCGCCATTCTCTGGTTTAGCTCCTTGTGGTTGCTGCTGGTATATGTGCCGATATGTCATTGGATCTGGGGCGGCGGCTGGCTCGCCGACTTGGGCGTCATGGATTTCGCCGGCGGCATTGTGATTCATGTCAATGCCGGCGTTGCAGCTCTAGTATCGGCCTTGGTTCTCGGTAATCGAAGAGGTTTCCCGACTACTGCAATGCCGCCACATAACATGACAATGGTGTTAACCGGCGCAGGCATGCTATGGGTCGGCTGGTTCGGCTTCAATGGCGGCAGTGCGTTGACCGCCGACGGTTCAGCCGGCATGGCGATTCTGGTAACGCACACAGGTGCGGCAGCAGGCTCTGTAACATGGATGTTCATTGAATGGATCAAATTCGGCAAACCCAGCGCATTGGGCATCGTGACCGGCATGGTCGCAGGATTAGGCACCATAACTCCGGCTTCCGGCTTCGTCGGCCCCGCAGGCGCATTGGTGATCGGCGTTACTGCAGGCGCCTTCTGCTTTGTCGCCACTCAGTTCATGAAGCGAAAACTGAAAATCGACGACTCGCTCGACGTATTTCCTGTTCATGGCGTCGGCGGCATCGTCGGATCGCTTTTAACCGGTGTTTTCGCTGCCACCAGTTTAGGCGGATTGGGTTTGGACGAAGGCGTTTCGATCATGGATCAAGTCGGCGTGCAAGCACTGGCGGTCGGCGTCACGATTCTCTGGAGCGGTTTTTTTAGTTATTTAATCTTGAAGGTTCTGGATCTACTGATCGGCTTGAGAGTCACCAAAGACCAAGAAAAACAAGGCCTAGACATCGCAACCCACAAAGAAACCGGTTACCACAATCTAACCTAA
- a CDS encoding P-II family nitrogen regulator — MKLITAIIKPFKMDDVREALSEIGVAGVTATEVKGFGRQKGHTELYRGAEYVVDFLPKVKLEIAVSDEILDQAIETIVKAANTGKIGDGKIFVTSLEQVIRIRTGETGSDAI, encoded by the coding sequence ATGAAATTAATTACAGCGATTATCAAACCATTCAAAATGGATGACGTCAGAGAAGCCTTATCGGAAATCGGCGTTGCGGGAGTTACTGCCACCGAAGTCAAAGGATTCGGGCGCCAAAAAGGGCATACCGAACTTTATCGCGGCGCGGAATATGTCGTGGACTTCTTGCCCAAAGTGAAATTGGAAATTGCCGTTTCCGATGAGATTCTGGATCAGGCCATCGAAACCATTGTCAAGGCTGCTAATACCGGGAAGATAGGCGACGGCAAAATATTTGTGACAAGTCTGGAGCAAGTGATTCGCATCCGAACCGGTGAAACCGGCAGCGACGCCATTTAA
- a CDS encoding ammonium transporter, with protein MDKLVELSYALDTFYFLMSGALVMWMAAGFAMLEAGLVRAKNTTEILTKNVALFAIACIMYMLVGYNIMYPDEAVNSVWPGISFLLGDDNTVEEVMGSEGETYYSNMADFFFQVVFVATAMSIVSGAVAERMKLWSFLVFSVVMTGFIYPMQGYWKWGEGFLDQLGFLDFAGSGVVHMCGASAALAGVLLLGARQGKYGADGSINPIPGCNMPLATLGTFILWLGWFGFNGGSELKISDIGEANSVAMVFVNTNTAAAGGLVAALLTAHFTFGKADLSMTLNGALAGLVAITAEPLTPSPLLATVIGAVGGVIVVFSILTWDKLKIDDPVGAISVHGVVGMWGLIAVCFSNEEASFTAQLIGIVTIFGFVFLSSLLTWYLIKLTMGIRVSEEEEYKGVDFSECGMEAYPEFTTEGSKR; from the coding sequence GTGGATAAATTAGTTGAATTAAGTTACGCGCTCGATACATTTTATTTTTTGATGAGCGGCGCACTGGTCATGTGGATGGCGGCCGGGTTTGCGATGCTCGAAGCCGGTTTGGTCAGGGCCAAAAACACCACCGAAATTCTAACCAAAAACGTCGCCTTGTTTGCAATCGCTTGCATCATGTACATGCTGGTCGGTTACAACATCATGTACCCGGACGAAGCCGTCAACAGCGTATGGCCCGGCATCAGCTTCTTGCTCGGCGATGACAATACGGTCGAGGAAGTCATGGGTAGTGAGGGAGAAACTTACTACTCCAACATGGCCGACTTTTTCTTCCAAGTCGTTTTCGTGGCGACGGCAATGTCGATCGTTTCCGGGGCCGTTGCCGAACGAATGAAACTCTGGTCGTTTCTGGTATTTTCGGTCGTAATGACCGGCTTTATTTACCCAATGCAAGGCTATTGGAAATGGGGCGAAGGCTTTCTCGATCAGCTGGGCTTTCTCGATTTCGCAGGTTCCGGCGTGGTTCACATGTGCGGCGCTAGCGCAGCATTGGCGGGAGTCCTATTACTCGGTGCACGCCAAGGAAAATACGGCGCGGACGGCTCCATCAATCCGATTCCCGGCTGTAATATGCCGTTGGCAACCCTGGGTACTTTCATTCTCTGGCTGGGTTGGTTCGGTTTCAACGGTGGCTCGGAGTTGAAAATTTCCGATATCGGCGAAGCCAACTCAGTCGCGATGGTATTTGTCAACACCAACACAGCTGCTGCCGGCGGCTTGGTTGCTGCCTTATTAACCGCACACTTCACGTTCGGCAAGGCCGATCTTTCGATGACGCTGAACGGCGCTTTGGCAGGATTGGTCGCAATCACCGCGGAGCCTTTAACACCATCGCCATTATTGGCCACTGTCATCGGCGCAGTCGGCGGCGTGATCGTAGTATTCTCGATCCTGACTTGGGACAAACTCAAAATCGACGATCCGGTCGGCGCGATTTCGGTCCATGGCGTCGTCGGCATGTGGGGGTTGATCGCAGTCTGCTTCTCCAATGAGGAAGCCAGCTTTACAGCCCAATTGATCGGCATCGTAACGATCTTCGGTTTCGTTTTCTTAAGCAGCCTACTAACTTGGTACTTAATCAAACTAACAATGGGCATCCGCGTCAGCGAAGAAGAAGAATACAAAGGCGTCGATTTCTCCGAGTGCGGCATGGAGGCTTACCCCGAGTTTACGACCGAAGGCAGCAAACGCTAA
- the glnK gene encoding P-II family nitrogen regulator, whose product MKLITAIVKPFKLDDVREALSEIGVSGVTVTEVKGFGRQKGHTELYRGAEYVVDFLPKAKVEVAIGDDQLEAAVEAISKAANTGKIGDGKIFVSNLEQVVRIRTGETGEEAL is encoded by the coding sequence ATGAAATTAATAACAGCAATTGTTAAGCCCTTTAAGCTGGACGATGTACGCGAAGCGTTATCCGAAATAGGGGTTTCAGGAGTCACCGTAACGGAAGTTAAAGGTTTTGGCCGCCAAAAAGGCCATACGGAATTGTATCGCGGCGCGGAATATGTCGTGGACTTTCTACCGAAGGCTAAGGTCGAGGTAGCCATCGGCGACGACCAGCTCGAAGCGGCTGTAGAAGCCATTTCAAAAGCTGCCAATACCGGCAAGATTGGCGACGGCAAAATTTTTGTCAGCAATCTCGAGCAAGTCGTCCGCATCCGAACCGGTGAAACCGGCGAAGAAGCTCTATAA
- the glnA gene encoding glutamate--ammonia ligase, whose protein sequence is MSVENVLKMIQEHDVKFVDFRFCDTRGKEQHVTFPAHDVNEDLFEEGKMFDGSSVAGWKGINESDMILMPDPSTAVMDPFYDDNTMILRCDIIEPNDMQGYERDPRSIAKRAEAYLESTGIADAAFFGPENEFFVFDDVRWSANISGASYKIDSSEAGWNSEKAYEDGNMGHRPSVKGGYFPVPPVDSLQDMRSAMCLILEEMGMVTEVHHHEVATAGQCEIGVKFGTLVKKADEVLDLKYVVTNIAHAYGKTATFMPKPLVGDNGSGMHVHQSLAKNGVNLFSGDLYGGLSETALYYIGGIIKHAKALNAFTNASTNSYKRLVPGFEAPVMLAYSSRNRSASIRIPFINNPKGRRIEVRFPDSTANPYLAFSAMLMAGLDGIQNKIHPGDAMDKDLYDLPPEEEKAIPQVCHAFDQALQALDSDREFLKQGGVFTDDAIDGYIALKMEEVTRLRMSTHPVEFDMYYSL, encoded by the coding sequence ATGTCTGTAGAAAATGTACTTAAAATGATTCAGGAGCACGATGTTAAATTTGTCGACTTTCGCTTTTGCGATACGCGCGGCAAAGAACAGCATGTGACTTTTCCTGCTCATGATGTTAATGAAGACCTTTTTGAAGAAGGCAAGATGTTCGATGGCTCCTCGGTTGCGGGCTGGAAAGGTATCAACGAGTCGGATATGATTCTAATGCCGGATCCAAGTACGGCGGTGATGGATCCGTTTTATGACGATAACACGATGATTCTGCGTTGCGATATCATCGAGCCGAACGATATGCAAGGTTACGAACGTGATCCGCGGTCCATAGCTAAACGTGCCGAAGCTTATTTAGAGAGCACCGGTATTGCCGATGCGGCTTTCTTCGGTCCTGAAAACGAGTTTTTCGTGTTTGACGATGTGCGTTGGTCAGCCAATATTTCAGGCGCTTCATACAAGATCGATTCTTCCGAGGCCGGTTGGAACTCTGAAAAAGCCTATGAAGACGGAAACATGGGGCATCGTCCAAGCGTGAAAGGCGGTTATTTCCCTGTCCCCCCGGTCGATTCTTTGCAGGATATGCGTTCTGCGATGTGTTTGATTCTCGAAGAAATGGGCATGGTTACCGAAGTGCATCATCACGAGGTCGCAACAGCAGGCCAATGCGAGATCGGTGTTAAATTCGGTACGTTGGTTAAAAAAGCCGACGAAGTGTTGGATTTGAAATATGTCGTGACCAATATTGCGCATGCTTACGGTAAAACCGCGACATTTATGCCGAAACCTCTCGTAGGGGATAACGGTAGCGGTATGCATGTTCATCAGTCCTTAGCTAAAAATGGCGTCAATCTATTTTCCGGCGACCTATACGGCGGCTTATCGGAAACCGCGTTGTACTACATCGGCGGTATTATCAAGCACGCCAAAGCATTGAATGCATTTACCAATGCCTCGACGAACAGCTATAAGCGCTTGGTTCCAGGCTTCGAGGCGCCGGTAATGTTGGCTTATTCGTCACGTAACCGTTCGGCATCGATTCGTATACCTTTTATTAACAATCCGAAAGGACGTCGTATCGAGGTGCGCTTCCCCGACTCGACTGCAAACCCTTATTTAGCGTTCTCTGCAATGCTAATGGCGGGTTTGGATGGTATTCAAAACAAAATTCATCCAGGCGATGCGATGGATAAAGATTTGTACGATTTACCGCCGGAAGAAGAAAAAGCGATTCCGCAAGTTTGTCATGCCTTCGATCAAGCTTTACAAGCATTGGATAGCGACCGCGAATTCTTGAAGCAAGGCGGCGTGTTTACCGACGATGCTATCGACGGTTATATTGCGTTGAAAATGGAAGAAGTAACTCGTCTGCGTATGAGTACGCACCCGGTTGAGTTCGATATGTATTACAGTCTGTAA
- the glnL gene encoding nitrogen regulation protein NR(II) — MYKKILEHLNEAVLLFDRQLKLTYINTAGEVLFADSARHLLGNSATELFKTVDSEQRLDLEQCLQMDEPLVDRELTLDIMNQSITVNFSATPVINDDQVTEIIVELQQLDRHLRISKEEQLLSQQSTVRMLVRGLAHEIKNPLGGLRGAAQLLDLELDDPELKEYTQIIIAESDRLQGLMDKMLGPNKLPNKALLNIHEVVERVRQLVLIEANGKLSVIQDYDPSIPDVFADKNQLIQAVLNIVRNAVQAMEGSGILTLKTRVCRQMTIGRKRNKLAARIDIIDTGPGIDKEMMSKVFYPMITGRASGTGLGLSIAQSLINQHDGMIECDSQPGRTVFSIYLPLENHHE, encoded by the coding sequence GTGTATAAAAAGATTCTCGAACACTTAAATGAAGCGGTTTTGCTATTCGATAGGCAGTTGAAACTGACTTACATCAATACCGCCGGCGAGGTGCTATTTGCCGATAGTGCTCGGCATTTGTTGGGCAATAGTGCCACGGAGTTATTCAAGACGGTCGATTCGGAGCAGCGGTTGGATCTGGAACAATGCCTGCAAATGGATGAGCCCTTAGTCGATCGTGAATTGACTCTGGACATCATGAATCAGAGCATTACTGTCAATTTTAGTGCGACGCCCGTTATCAATGATGATCAGGTTACTGAGATCATTGTCGAGTTGCAACAACTGGATAGGCATTTACGCATTTCTAAGGAAGAGCAATTATTATCTCAGCAATCAACCGTTCGAATGTTGGTCAGAGGTTTGGCTCATGAAATCAAAAACCCTCTTGGCGGCCTAAGAGGTGCGGCGCAGTTGCTGGATCTTGAATTGGATGATCCTGAGCTTAAGGAATACACTCAAATCATTATTGCCGAGTCCGACCGGCTGCAAGGTTTAATGGATAAAATGCTCGGCCCTAATAAGCTACCGAATAAAGCGCTATTAAATATTCATGAGGTTGTCGAGCGGGTTAGGCAATTGGTGCTGATTGAAGCGAACGGAAAACTGAGCGTTATTCAGGATTACGATCCTAGTATTCCGGATGTTTTTGCCGATAAAAATCAATTGATTCAAGCGGTATTGAATATTGTCAGAAATGCCGTTCAGGCGATGGAAGGCAGCGGAATACTGACTTTAAAAACCAGAGTTTGCCGACAAATGACGATCGGTCGCAAGAGAAACAAATTGGCCGCGAGAATCGATATTATCGATACCGGTCCCGGAATCGATAAAGAGATGATGAGCAAGGTCTTTTATCCGATGATTACCGGACGGGCCAGCGGTACAGGGCTGGGTTTGTCCATCGCACAGTCTTTGATCAATCAACATGACGGCATGATCGAATGCGATAGTCAGCCCGGTCGTACCGTATTTTCTATTTATTTACCCCTGGAGAATCACCATGAGTAA
- the ntrC gene encoding nitrogen regulation protein NR(I), translating into MSNSGMVWVVDDDKSIRWVLEKALQKAAIETRSFSNGNVLLEALKSEEPDALITDIRMPGIDGLQLLKSVQNSHPDLPVIVMTAHSDLESAVSAFHGGAFEYLPKPFDIKEVVEVVRRACEHSKQRQESIQNNHVVESTPEIIGAAPAMQEVFRAIGRLARSHITVMINGESGTGKELVAKALHRHSPRASNPFIALNMAAIPKDLMESELFGHEKGAFTGAQARRSGRFEQANHGTLFLDEIGDMPAELQTRLLRVLADGEFYPVGAHSSVKVNVRIIAATHQNLEVLVAQGRFREDLFHRLNVIRIHIPPLRDRREDIPLLMQYFLSKAAAELNTELKVLKPDAEQFLKALDWPGNVRQLENLCRWLTVMASGREIHKNELPPELLHSREESGGADENWQGVLKKNIEYQLHKGDQEIAKHTIPVVEAILIKSALDYTGGKRHEAAKLLGYGRNTLTRKIKELDIEE; encoded by the coding sequence ATGAGTAATTCGGGCATGGTTTGGGTCGTCGACGACGATAAATCCATCCGCTGGGTATTAGAAAAAGCCCTGCAAAAAGCCGCGATCGAAACCCGTTCGTTCTCGAACGGTAATGTGTTGCTCGAGGCGTTAAAATCCGAGGAACCGGACGCGTTGATCACCGATATTCGCATGCCCGGCATCGATGGCCTGCAGTTGTTGAAGAGTGTGCAAAATAGTCATCCGGATTTGCCGGTCATTGTGATGACCGCGCATTCCGATTTGGAAAGCGCGGTATCGGCATTTCATGGCGGGGCCTTCGAATATTTGCCCAAGCCGTTTGATATAAAAGAAGTCGTTGAGGTCGTTCGCCGCGCATGCGAGCATTCCAAGCAACGACAGGAGTCGATACAAAACAACCATGTTGTTGAATCGACCCCGGAAATTATCGGTGCCGCTCCGGCGATGCAAGAAGTATTTAGGGCGATAGGTCGATTGGCTCGCTCCCACATTACCGTGATGATCAATGGCGAGTCCGGAACCGGTAAGGAATTGGTAGCCAAGGCGTTACATCGCCATAGTCCAAGGGCGAGTAATCCGTTTATTGCGTTGAACATGGCCGCGATCCCTAAGGATTTGATGGAATCCGAATTATTCGGACATGAAAAAGGTGCGTTTACCGGCGCTCAAGCACGAAGGTCGGGGCGATTCGAACAAGCCAATCACGGAACGCTGTTCCTAGACGAAATCGGCGATATGCCCGCCGAACTGCAAACGCGCTTGCTGAGAGTGCTGGCGGACGGAGAGTTTTATCCGGTCGGTGCGCATTCATCGGTCAAGGTCAATGTTCGGATCATTGCCGCGACACACCAGAATCTTGAAGTCTTAGTCGCTCAAGGCCGGTTTCGCGAGGATTTATTTCACCGCTTGAATGTTATTCGTATTCATATTCCACCGCTTCGCGATCGCCGAGAAGATATTCCGTTGCTGATGCAGTATTTTTTGAGTAAAGCCGCGGCCGAATTGAATACCGAATTAAAGGTGCTTAAGCCTGACGCCGAACAGTTCTTGAAGGCTCTGGATTGGCCGGGCAATGTTCGCCAGCTCGAGAATCTGTGTCGTTGGCTGACCGTAATGGCTTCGGGCCGGGAAATTCATAAGAACGAATTGCCGCCGGAATTGCTGCATAGTCGGGAGGAGTCGGGCGGGGCGGATGAGAATTGGCAAGGGGTGTTGAAGAAAAATATCGAGTACCAATTGCATAAGGGCGATCAGGAGATTGCCAAGCATACGATACCGGTAGTCGAAGCCATTTTGATTAAGTCCGCGTTAGACTATACCGGCGGAAAACGTCACGAAGCGGCTAAGCTTTTGGGTTACGGTAGAAATACGCTAACTCGTAAGATTAAGGAACTGGATATCGAGGAATGA
- a CDS encoding transketolase C-terminal domain-containing protein, translating into MSKFPIDLSAYQRISLDPSSDKLTAEQKSALQANIQLCRDAIVFFTATGAARGVGGHTGGPFDTVPEVMILDALFRGNDDKFVPVFFDEAGHRVATQYLMSTLNGDLPAEKLMHYREAHSHLPGHPELGFTPGVKFSSGRLGHMWPYVNGVAMANPSKTLFCLGSDGSQQEGNDAEAARLSVAQQLNVKLIIDDNDVTIAGHPSHYLGGCSTAKTLEGHGVKVLEGDGEDLDDLYRRIVTAINTQGPVAVINHRPMCPGIKGLEGSTHGHDVISVKLALEYLEANGQQAAVEHLKSIQAPKQDYTFLGSSDKWDANRNVFGDASVAILGRLSEAERLDKVRVIDSDLEGSCGLKKIHDAYPEIFISSGIMERGNFSAAAGFGMEAGKQGIFGTFSAFLEMCISEITMARLNNSNVLCHFSHSGIDDMADNTCHFGLNNMFADNGLSDGYDTNLYFPADPNQMKACLETIFFNPGLRFVFSTRSKVPMILDSDGNDFFGGNYKFVSGKDEVIREGTQGYVVSFGESLYRALDAVERLKKEGIDVGLINKPTLNVIDEEMLTKVGKSPMVLVVESFNRKTGLGSRYGSWLLERGYTPKFAHIATHKEGCGGLWEQFPHQGIDPAGIMAKVKDLLKG; encoded by the coding sequence ATGTCTAAATTTCCAATCGATCTTAGCGCTTATCAGCGCATTTCACTCGATCCAAGCAGCGATAAACTGACCGCCGAACAAAAATCGGCGCTGCAGGCCAACATTCAATTATGCCGCGATGCGATCGTATTTTTCACGGCAACCGGCGCCGCCAGAGGCGTTGGCGGACACACCGGCGGCCCGTTCGATACGGTTCCGGAAGTCATGATTCTGGACGCACTGTTTCGCGGCAACGACGACAAATTCGTTCCTGTCTTTTTCGATGAAGCAGGACACCGCGTTGCCACACAATACTTGATGTCCACGTTAAACGGCGATTTACCGGCCGAAAAGCTGATGCATTACCGCGAAGCGCATTCTCATCTTCCGGGCCATCCTGAATTGGGCTTTACGCCCGGCGTAAAATTCAGCTCCGGTCGCTTAGGTCACATGTGGCCTTATGTCAACGGCGTGGCGATGGCTAACCCTAGCAAGACATTATTCTGCCTGGGCTCCGACGGCTCGCAACAAGAAGGTAACGATGCCGAGGCTGCGCGCCTTTCCGTCGCTCAACAATTGAATGTCAAACTGATCATCGACGACAACGATGTCACGATCGCCGGTCACCCTTCCCATTATTTGGGCGGATGCAGCACCGCAAAAACGCTGGAAGGCCATGGCGTTAAAGTACTGGAAGGCGACGGCGAAGACCTCGACGACTTGTACCGCCGCATCGTCACCGCGATCAACACGCAAGGTCCTGTCGCGGTCATCAACCACCGCCCGATGTGCCCTGGCATCAAAGGCCTGGAAGGCTCGACCCACGGTCACGATGTCATCTCGGTTAAACTGGCGCTCGAATACTTGGAAGCCAACGGTCAGCAAGCGGCGGTCGAACATCTGAAGTCCATCCAAGCACCGAAACAAGACTACACCTTCCTCGGCTCCAGCGATAAATGGGATGCCAACCGCAACGTCTTCGGCGATGCGTCTGTCGCGATTTTGGGCCGATTGTCCGAAGCGGAACGTTTGGATAAAGTCCGCGTGATCGACAGCGACCTCGAGGGCTCTTGCGGCTTAAAGAAAATTCATGATGCATACCCTGAAATCTTTATTTCTTCCGGCATCATGGAACGCGGTAACTTTTCTGCGGCGGCCGGTTTCGGGATGGAAGCCGGTAAACAAGGTATTTTCGGCACATTCAGCGCTTTCCTGGAAATGTGTATTTCCGAAATCACGATGGCGCGTTTGAACAATTCCAACGTGTTGTGTCATTTCTCGCATTCCGGTATCGACGACATGGCCGACAACACTTGCCATTTCGGTTTAAACAACATGTTTGCCGACAACGGTTTGAGCGACGGTTACGACACCAATCTGTACTTCCCGGCCGACCCGAATCAAATGAAAGCCTGCTTGGAAACTATTTTCTTCAACCCGGGTCTGCGTTTCGTTTTCTCTACCCGCTCCAAGGTGCCCATGATCCTGGATAGCGACGGGAACGATTTCTTCGGCGGCAATTATAAATTCGTATCCGGTAAGGACGAAGTCATCCGCGAAGGGACGCAAGGCTATGTCGTCAGCTTCGGCGAATCGTTATACCGCGCGTTGGATGCGGTTGAACGTTTGAAAAAAGAAGGCATCGATGTCGGCTTGATCAACAAACCGACATTGAACGTCATCGACGAAGAGATGCTGACTAAAGTCGGAAAATCCCCGATGGTGTTGGTCGTCGAATCGTTCAACCGCAAAACCGGTCTGGGCAGTCGCTATGGTTCATGGTTGCTGGAACGCGGATACACGCCTAAATTCGCTCATATTGCCACGCACAAAGAAGGTTGCGGCGGCTTGTGGGAGCAATTCCCGCACCAAGGCATCGATCCGGCCGGAATCATGGCTAAAGTCAAGGATTTGCTCAAAGGCTAA